One segment of Amycolatopsis alba DSM 44262 DNA contains the following:
- the guaA gene encoding glutamine-hydrolyzing GMP synthase has product MPSPTGPVLVVDFGAQYAQLIARRVREAQVYSEVVPHTATAEDILAKDPAAIILSGGPSSVYAENAPALAPGLVDAGVPILGICYGHQVLAQALGGTVEPTGIREFGRTEVRVAGEGGVLHAGLPSSQPAWMSHNDSVTKAPEGATVTASSDGAAVAGFEDVERRFAGVQYHPEVHHSPHGQEVLRRFLHDIAGIKPQWTTSSIAEDQVKRIAEQVGDGRAICGLSGGVDSAVAAALVQRAIGDRLTCVFVDHGLLRSGERTQVERDFVAATGVNLVTVDARERFLDALAGVTDPEEKRKIIGREFIRVFEQAERDLKAEGDYKFLVQGTLYPDVVESGGGEGAANIKSHHNVGGLPDDLQFELVEPLRLLFKDEVRRVGLELGLPETIVQRQPFPGPGLGIRIIGAVDAERLETLRAADAIAREELTAAGLDGEIWQCPVVLLADVRSVGVQGDGRTYGHPIVLRPVSSEDAMTADWTRLPYEVLERISTRITNEVAEVNRVVLDVTSKPPGTIEWE; this is encoded by the coding sequence GTGCCCAGTCCCACCGGTCCGGTACTCGTCGTGGACTTCGGGGCGCAGTACGCGCAGCTGATCGCGCGCCGCGTGCGCGAGGCGCAGGTCTACTCCGAGGTCGTCCCGCACACCGCCACCGCCGAGGACATCCTCGCCAAGGACCCCGCCGCGATCATCCTTTCCGGTGGTCCTTCCAGCGTGTACGCGGAGAACGCCCCCGCCCTGGCCCCCGGACTGGTCGACGCGGGCGTGCCGATCCTCGGCATCTGCTACGGCCACCAGGTGCTCGCGCAGGCCCTCGGCGGCACGGTCGAGCCGACCGGGATCCGCGAGTTCGGCCGCACCGAGGTCCGCGTCGCCGGTGAAGGCGGCGTCCTGCACGCCGGGCTCCCGAGCAGCCAGCCCGCGTGGATGAGCCACAACGACAGCGTCACCAAGGCGCCCGAAGGCGCCACCGTGACCGCGTCGAGCGATGGTGCGGCCGTTGCCGGGTTCGAAGACGTCGAGCGCCGCTTCGCCGGCGTCCAGTACCACCCCGAGGTGCACCACTCGCCGCACGGCCAAGAGGTGCTCCGCCGCTTCCTGCACGACATCGCGGGCATCAAGCCGCAGTGGACGACGTCGTCCATCGCCGAAGACCAGGTCAAGCGCATTGCCGAGCAGGTCGGCGACGGCCGGGCGATCTGCGGGCTGTCCGGCGGCGTCGACTCGGCCGTGGCCGCCGCGCTGGTCCAGCGGGCCATCGGTGACCGGCTGACCTGCGTGTTCGTCGACCACGGCCTGCTTCGCTCCGGTGAGCGCACCCAGGTCGAACGCGATTTCGTCGCCGCGACCGGGGTCAACCTGGTGACCGTCGACGCGCGTGAGCGGTTCCTCGACGCGCTGGCCGGGGTCACCGACCCCGAGGAGAAGCGCAAGATCATCGGCCGCGAGTTCATCCGCGTGTTCGAGCAGGCCGAGCGTGACCTCAAAGCCGAGGGCGACTACAAGTTCCTGGTCCAGGGCACGCTGTACCCGGACGTCGTCGAATCCGGCGGCGGCGAGGGCGCGGCGAACATCAAGAGCCACCACAACGTCGGCGGGCTGCCCGACGACCTGCAGTTCGAGCTCGTCGAGCCGCTGCGGCTGCTGTTCAAGGACGAGGTGCGGCGCGTCGGGCTGGAGCTCGGGCTGCCGGAGACGATCGTGCAGCGGCAGCCGTTCCCCGGCCCTGGACTCGGCATCCGGATCATCGGCGCCGTCGACGCCGAGCGGCTCGAGACGCTGCGCGCGGCGGACGCCATCGCGCGCGAGGAACTCACCGCGGCCGGGCTGGACGGCGAGATCTGGCAGTGCCCGGTGGTGCTGCTGGCCGACGTCCGCAGCGTCGGCGTGCAGGGCGACGGGCGGACCTACGGGCACCCGATCGTGCTGCGGCCGGTCTCGTCCGAGGACGCGATGACCGCGGACTGGACGCGGCTGCCGTACGAGGTGCTGGAGCGTATCTCGACCCGCATCACGAACGAGGTCGCCGAGGTGAACCGGGTGGTCCTGGACGTCACGTCCAAGCCGCCGGGCACCATCGAGTGGGAGTGA